In one window of Zygosaccharomyces rouxii strain CBS732 chromosome E complete sequence DNA:
- the PAD1 gene encoding phenylacrylic acid decarboxylase PAD1 (similar to uniprot|P33751 Saccharomyces cerevisiae YDR538W PAD1 Phenylacrylic acid decarboxylase confers resistance to cinnamic acid decarboxylates aromatic carboxylic acids to the corresponding vinyl derivatives), whose product MLGMQFFSRALCVGGHVRSFCFSQVRGPVKLRSFGTNLAKRNSSSSSLTEKQVCNGTVAPKPKRIVVSITGATGIALGVRILQILKELNVETHLIISKWGMATMKYETDFTLEDLRSIATHTYPAKNVAAAVSSGSFLHDGMIVVPCSMKTLAAIRCGYTEDLIVRAADVTLKEKRKLLVVPRETPLSEIHLENMLSLARMGVIIFPPVPAFYTKPTSLDDIIEQSCGRILDCFGIHTNNFSRWDGF is encoded by the coding sequence ATGCTTGGAATGCAATTCTTCTCCAGAGCATTGTGTGTCGGAGGCCACGTTAGGTCTTTTTGTTTCTCACAAGTCCGGGGTCCGGTAAAATTACGCTCATTTGGCACAAACCTGGCAAAgagaaattcttcttcaagtAGTTTGACAGAAAAACAAGTGTGTAATGGGACAGTTGCACCAAAGCCTAAAAGAATTGTCGTATCTATTACAGGCGCTACAGGGATAGCTCTCGGGGTGCGTATCTTACAGATattaaaagaattaaatgTTGAAACACATCTTATCATTTCCAAGTGGGGAATGGCAACGATGAAGTATGAAACTGATTttactttggaagatttacGTTCCATTGCAACGCACACTTATCCGGCTAAAAATGTAGCGGCAGCTGTTTCTTCTGGATCATTCCTTCATGATGGTATGATAGTTGTTCCGTGCTCGATGAAAACTTTAGCGGCTATCAGATGTGGATATACGGAAGATTTGATTGTAAGGGCAGCGGATGTGACTCTCAAAGAGAAACGAAAACTTCTCGTTGTTCCTAGGGAGACTCCATTGTCTGAAATCCATTTAGAAAATATGCTTTCTCTAGCGAGAATGGGAGTTATTATCTTTCCACCTGTTCCTGCTTTTTATACAAAACCTACTTCCCTGGATGACATTATAGAACAATCCTGCGGAAGAATTTTGGACTGCTTTGGAATTCATACGAATAATTTTTCCCGATGGGATGGATTTTAA